One window from the genome of Fulvivirga lutea encodes:
- a CDS encoding ABC transporter permease — translation MLIAIFAFHEYSYDRHNAQAERLYIVNYQLEFGNRVLELPQTPALLTNEVKKFEGVEKASRLYKISNAMLSSEDESFIEEFGYAVDSDFLNMFTFQTLAGSIEKGFTTSNEIILTDKLAVKYFGNQTAIGKTICLDKENCYQVLAVINDLPTNSNFEFDYLLPFDHVEKSGRQLDSWGRIFSFTYVLLDAKNDLNSFNENLDNLVAGLNEERDGQKVGQMYAQNILDIHWGINTITGEVNDNLSGGLKNLGSLRLLKIYLGIAGIILIIAIINFVNLSISIYVKRIKNVGLQKAIGASRVQLVFGYLLESTFYVLLATAFALLVADLLLPTFNQLLEVNLTIQQFLNQVNIFWLIISMAGFILLCGLLSGLYPALLITKVSFAQATHNKMNFGANGLITHVLIICQFAVAMVFVIGMFVVTDQLKYVQNLDWGFDKDELVTINLYGDLQSDIQALDNSLSELGVVERVAFTKSFPRGVSSRGTFNWEGKNPDNKVIFDMISASPNFLTTSGIKLVEGEVPYLLNNDSSYYHIINKKAYQEMLPDFKGREDEIIGSVLDGGKITGIVDDFMLWSAYEDISPVVIRISNVEKWRKALVKVNSSQGIEVAGTLEAAYKKHSPDYPFEMNFVDDDLDTRYSSAVRTKRIYSIGSILTIIISSLGLFGISAHSTQKRIKEIGIRKVLGASVQSIIKLMSKEYILLALISIIIAAPVAYYVLNNWLDNFHRKIEFNILPFIIGTLLTTIITVITVGIHAIKSARLNPAETLKTE, via the coding sequence TTGCTCATAGCAATATTTGCTTTTCACGAGTATTCTTATGACCGGCATAATGCACAAGCGGAACGTCTCTATATTGTTAATTATCAATTAGAATTTGGAAACCGTGTTCTGGAATTGCCACAAACTCCTGCATTGTTGACTAATGAAGTCAAGAAATTTGAGGGTGTAGAAAAGGCATCAAGGTTGTATAAGATATCCAATGCTATGTTATCATCGGAAGATGAGTCATTTATTGAAGAGTTTGGGTATGCTGTTGACTCAGACTTTCTAAATATGTTCACATTTCAAACTTTAGCAGGCTCAATTGAAAAGGGCTTTACCACATCGAATGAAATTATTCTTACAGATAAACTGGCAGTAAAATATTTTGGAAATCAGACAGCCATAGGTAAAACCATATGTCTTGACAAAGAGAACTGCTATCAGGTTCTGGCTGTAATCAACGATTTGCCAACCAATTCCAACTTCGAGTTTGACTATTTATTACCCTTTGATCACGTTGAAAAATCGGGACGGCAGCTCGATAGCTGGGGAAGAATATTTTCATTCACTTACGTTTTGCTTGATGCTAAAAATGATTTGAACTCATTCAATGAAAACCTCGACAACTTAGTAGCAGGTTTAAATGAGGAAAGAGATGGTCAAAAAGTTGGGCAGATGTATGCACAAAATATTCTCGATATCCACTGGGGCATTAATACTATTACTGGTGAGGTTAATGATAATTTGAGTGGTGGATTAAAGAACCTCGGTAGTCTTCGTTTACTAAAAATATATTTAGGTATTGCAGGTATCATATTGATTATTGCTATCATTAATTTTGTTAATCTGAGCATCAGCATTTATGTAAAACGCATAAAAAATGTTGGGTTACAAAAAGCTATTGGAGCATCCCGTGTTCAACTCGTATTTGGGTATTTATTAGAATCCACCTTTTATGTTTTGTTGGCAACTGCTTTCGCCTTGCTAGTTGCAGACCTGCTTCTTCCAACTTTCAATCAATTGCTGGAAGTGAATTTAACTATTCAACAATTTTTGAATCAGGTTAATATTTTCTGGTTGATTATCTCAATGGCTGGCTTTATCCTATTATGTGGGCTTCTGTCAGGTTTATACCCTGCTCTCCTTATTACCAAGGTTAGTTTTGCACAAGCAACACATAATAAAATGAATTTTGGTGCAAATGGTTTGATTACACATGTTTTAATTATTTGTCAGTTTGCTGTGGCGATGGTTTTTGTGATCGGAATGTTTGTAGTTACCGATCAGCTAAAATACGTCCAAAATTTAGACTGGGGCTTTGACAAGGATGAATTAGTTACTATTAATCTTTATGGTGATCTTCAATCGGATATTCAAGCGCTGGATAACTCCCTGAGTGAATTAGGTGTTGTTGAACGGGTGGCTTTTACCAAAAGTTTTCCGCGTGGAGTTAGCTCCAGAGGAACATTTAATTGGGAAGGTAAAAACCCAGATAACAAGGTGATTTTTGATATGATCAGTGCAAGTCCAAACTTTCTTACTACATCAGGAATAAAGCTTGTAGAGGGCGAAGTACCATACTTGTTGAATAATGATTCTTCTTATTACCATATAATTAACAAAAAGGCTTATCAAGAAATGCTTCCTGATTTCAAGGGGAGGGAGGATGAAATAATTGGAAGCGTTTTAGATGGAGGAAAAATAACAGGTATAGTTGATGATTTTATGCTATGGTCAGCTTACGAGGATATTAGCCCTGTTGTGATACGAATTTCTAATGTAGAAAAGTGGCGTAAAGCTTTAGTTAAAGTAAATAGTTCTCAAGGGATTGAAGTGGCAGGAACGCTAGAAGCGGCTTATAAAAAACACAGCCCAGATTATCCATTTGAGATGAATTTTGTTGATGATGATCTTGATACAAGATATAGCAGTGCCGTCCGCACAAAAAGAATATATTCTATCGGCTCTATTTTAACAATAATCATATCTAGCCTTGGTCTGTTTGGCATATCAGCACATAGCACACAAAAGAGAATTAAGGAAATTGGAATAAGGAAAGTGCTTGGCGCTTCAGTGCAGAGCATTATCAAATTAATGTCAAAAGAATATATTCTTCTTGCACTTATATCAATAATAATAGCAGCACCGGTTGCCTATTATGTACTTAATAATTGGCTGGATAATTTCCATAGGAAGATTGAATTCAATATTCTTCCATTCATTATTGGAACTCTTTTAACAACTATTATAACGGTCATAACGGTTGGTATCCATGCCATTAAATCGGCCAGATTAAATCCTGCTGAGACGCTCAAAACAGAATAA
- a CDS encoding DUF5694 domain-containing protein — translation MMTRLITLLILSSIYTSCEKTAINASKGSAVNKAIENLPPQLTKYKHKVMVLGTFHFNRSGDGSDVVAKNHLDISTNESQNQIEVLTDSIVHNYQPTIIAVEWLPKYQPTIDTLYNYYLYNNWELKTNEAFQLGFRIAKKAGLNKVHCIDNRPPQPETVVSVDDWEAYGDSLDQMSIWQEYDQVNKTYNTYMDSLLTKLSLKEYLSLINSSEVLKRNKMLWLTGLVNLGYGDKYIGADLTRHWYRRNTRLFVNTRNLCKTDEERVLIIYGQAHKWILDELFEASPEFDVVQPNFNF, via the coding sequence ATGATGACAAGATTAATTACGCTTTTAATACTCTCATCTATTTATACCTCCTGTGAAAAAACAGCTATAAATGCCTCAAAAGGAAGTGCTGTTAACAAAGCTATTGAGAACTTACCCCCTCAATTAACAAAATATAAGCATAAGGTGATGGTGTTGGGCACTTTTCATTTTAACCGTAGCGGTGATGGCAGCGATGTGGTAGCTAAAAACCACCTTGATATATCGACCAATGAAAGTCAAAATCAAATTGAGGTGTTAACCGATAGTATTGTTCATAACTATCAACCAACCATTATAGCCGTTGAGTGGCTGCCCAAATATCAACCTACCATTGACACACTTTACAATTACTACTTATATAATAATTGGGAGCTTAAAACCAACGAGGCTTTTCAACTAGGCTTTAGAATTGCTAAAAAAGCCGGATTAAACAAGGTTCATTGTATTGATAATAGGCCACCACAACCCGAAACCGTGGTGAGTGTAGATGATTGGGAAGCTTACGGTGATAGTTTAGATCAAATGAGTATTTGGCAGGAATATGATCAGGTTAATAAAACCTATAACACCTATATGGATAGCTTGCTGACAAAGCTCAGTTTAAAAGAATACCTTTCTCTGATCAACAGCTCGGAGGTGCTGAAAAGAAATAAAATGCTGTGGTTAACAGGTCTTGTTAATCTTGGTTATGGAGACAAATATATTGGTGCAGACCTTACACGCCATTGGTACAGGAGGAATACAAGATTATTTGTGAATACTCGGAATTTATGCAAAACAGATGAAGAGCGAGTACTTATTATTTACGGTCAAGCGCATAAATGGATTCTAGATGAGTTATTTGAAGCTTCTCCGGAATTTGATGTTGTACAACCTAATTTTAATTTTTAA
- a CDS encoding Crp/Fnr family transcriptional regulator, giving the protein MKRIEIKKGQILQRIGELNSKVYQVESGLLRSYAISDNGKEHIFMFASEGWIIADNVPPDTPSDLFIDALEDSVVWQKQKDTHKEHDVQKLIKRLNVLQKRVIMLMCASGIERYEHFIATYPNIVQRVPQKMIASYLGITPEALSKLKRERYK; this is encoded by the coding sequence TTGAAGCGAATCGAAATAAAAAAAGGTCAAATTCTGCAAAGGATAGGGGAATTGAATAGCAAGGTATATCAAGTAGAATCTGGCCTGTTAAGAAGTTATGCAATTAGTGATAATGGAAAAGAGCATATTTTTATGTTCGCTTCAGAAGGTTGGATTATTGCAGATAATGTGCCACCAGATACGCCAAGTGATTTATTTATCGATGCATTGGAAGACTCCGTTGTTTGGCAAAAACAAAAAGATACTCATAAGGAACATGACGTTCAGAAGTTAATCAAACGCCTCAATGTTTTACAGAAAAGAGTGATTATGCTAATGTGTGCTTCTGGAATTGAACGCTATGAGCATTTTATAGCAACTTATCCTAACATTGTACAGCGTGTGCCTCAAAAGATGATTGCGTCCTACCTAGGAATAACTCCAGAAGCCCTGAGTAAATTAAAGAGGGAAAGATATAAATAA
- a CDS encoding sigma-54-dependent transcriptional regulator: MKLKGNILIVDDDDLILLSAQLLLEQHFTTVKKINNPNQITEAFKEHSFDVVLLDMNFRQGETTGAEGLKWLKKIIEISPDTHVILMTAYGEVDIAVEAMKSGAIDFIIKPWQNDKLIITIKNALELSNKEKRVKQLESREKMISSTIDHQFGEMIGSSQAMKDIQKLITKVAPTDADVLILGENGTGKEVAARAIHKNSARANEVFITVDLGTIPESLFESELFGHKKGAFTDAREDRIGRFEAATGGTIFLDEIGNLPANLQTKLLTVLQRRQITKVGSNVPKEIDVRVICATNLNLKKAVEEGKFREDLYYRINTVELHLPSLKDRISDIDELIHHFLKKYERKYHKSVFTLEDAAIQELKKHHWPGNVRELQHAVERAAILAEGSKLTARDFGFLQNKNQEINEFDNYDLENIEAWAIQKAIKKHNGNISHASKELGLSRGAMYRRMEKYNL, from the coding sequence ATGAAACTAAAAGGCAATATTCTAATTGTTGATGACGATGATTTGATTCTGTTATCTGCTCAGCTTCTTTTAGAGCAGCATTTTACCACCGTAAAAAAGATTAACAACCCTAATCAGATTACTGAAGCTTTTAAGGAGCATTCTTTTGATGTGGTTTTGTTAGATATGAACTTCAGGCAAGGGGAAACCACCGGTGCTGAAGGTTTGAAATGGCTCAAAAAAATAATAGAAATCAGTCCGGATACTCATGTAATTCTCATGACTGCCTATGGCGAAGTGGATATTGCTGTAGAAGCCATGAAATCTGGCGCCATAGATTTTATTATTAAGCCCTGGCAGAATGATAAACTGATCATCACAATTAAAAATGCACTAGAGCTCTCCAACAAAGAGAAAAGGGTAAAGCAATTGGAGTCACGCGAGAAAATGATCAGCTCTACTATCGATCATCAATTTGGTGAAATGATTGGCTCATCGCAAGCTATGAAAGACATTCAAAAGCTTATTACCAAAGTAGCACCAACGGATGCTGATGTTTTAATACTTGGTGAAAATGGAACCGGCAAGGAAGTAGCTGCACGTGCTATTCATAAAAACTCCGCTCGGGCTAATGAAGTGTTTATAACAGTAGATTTAGGCACAATTCCAGAGAGTTTGTTTGAAAGCGAACTATTTGGTCATAAAAAAGGAGCTTTTACAGATGCTCGAGAAGATAGAATTGGACGGTTTGAGGCGGCCACTGGCGGAACTATATTTTTAGATGAGATAGGCAACTTACCTGCCAACCTTCAGACTAAACTATTAACAGTATTACAGAGAAGACAAATCACGAAAGTGGGATCTAATGTTCCTAAGGAAATAGATGTGAGAGTAATTTGCGCTACCAATCTTAACCTCAAAAAGGCTGTTGAAGAAGGGAAATTCAGGGAGGATTTATATTATCGCATCAATACAGTTGAATTACACTTACCCAGCTTAAAAGATCGCATCTCAGATATTGATGAATTGATTCATCACTTTTTAAAAAAGTACGAAAGGAAATACCACAAAAGTGTATTTACTCTGGAGGATGCAGCAATTCAAGAATTAAAAAAGCATCATTGGCCGGGTAATGTTCGAGAACTGCAACATGCAGTAGAGCGGGCAGCAATTTTAGCCGAAGGGTCGAAGCTGACAGCCCGGGATTTTGGGTTTTTACAAAACAAAAATCAAGAGATTAATGAATTCGATAATTATGATCTTGAAAATATCGAAGCTTGGGCTATTCAAAAAGCTATAAAAAAGCATAACGGCAATATTAGTCATGCATCAAAAGAACTAGGTTTGTCGCGTGGCGCCATGTATAGAAGAATGGAAAAATATAATTTATGA
- a CDS encoding helix-turn-helix domain-containing protein: MTQDVFFTASSIVIGSQILAVSVLLLFGGERKHKLLGVIGLIITLSFLYPWFQEDIADSTLLKIVFAGKKYMLLPPLLYSYLLIHISEDRKLTKHLIFPGIYIFMFLILQTVGESFYLQNRGPINAIHYITCFIYFLVYFISGIHKARYEIRYQLIRSASIKYISFFLLFNAIEIIYLFVQVIILFSIELGYVDEQNTSLANYYQYSIGLTIIYGSALLFYLLSESGLMRNSLLTKKVTLDARLREEKSQLKDQLTDQIVSNKLYTNPDFNLQAAANHFNINESVISSYFREHEKRSFHDYLHELRIKEFKYLVKQNNSQIYNLEGLANMAGFNSRATFYRVFKSHEKITPKEYLEKALS; encoded by the coding sequence ATGACTCAGGATGTTTTCTTTACTGCTTCGTCTATTGTAATTGGTTCTCAAATACTGGCAGTATCTGTTTTGTTGCTTTTTGGTGGGGAAAGAAAACATAAACTATTGGGTGTTATTGGGTTAATCATCACCTTAAGTTTCCTTTATCCATGGTTTCAGGAAGATATCGCAGATAGTACTTTGCTGAAAATTGTATTTGCAGGCAAGAAATATATGCTGTTGCCACCTCTTTTATATTCCTACCTATTAATTCACATCTCTGAGGATCGAAAACTTACTAAACATCTCATTTTCCCAGGTATTTACATTTTCATGTTTCTAATTCTACAGACAGTTGGTGAATCTTTCTATTTGCAAAACCGAGGGCCGATTAATGCAATTCATTACATAACTTGTTTCATATACTTTCTTGTGTACTTCATTTCAGGAATTCACAAAGCACGCTATGAAATAAGGTATCAGCTAATTCGCTCAGCTTCAATTAAATACATTTCATTTTTTCTGTTATTCAATGCAATTGAAATCATTTATTTATTTGTCCAGGTTATTATTTTATTCTCGATAGAGCTGGGGTATGTCGATGAGCAAAACACTTCACTTGCCAATTATTACCAATACTCCATCGGCCTTACTATTATCTATGGGTCAGCTTTACTATTTTATTTGTTATCAGAGTCTGGTCTGATGCGGAATTCACTGTTAACGAAGAAGGTTACATTAGATGCCCGATTACGAGAAGAAAAGTCGCAGCTCAAAGATCAGCTGACGGATCAAATTGTTTCCAATAAGTTATATACCAATCCTGACTTTAATCTTCAAGCAGCAGCCAACCATTTCAATATCAATGAATCGGTCATCAGTTCCTATTTTAGAGAGCATGAAAAACGCAGCTTTCATGATTATTTACATGAGCTAAGAATTAAAGAATTCAAATATTTGGTCAAGCAAAATAACAGTCAGATTTACAATTTAGAAGGCTTGGCCAATATGGCCGGTTTTAATTCCAGAGCAACTTTTTATAGAGTATTTAAAAGCCATGAAAAAATAACTCCAAAAGAGTATTTAGAGAAGGCCTTATCTTAA
- a CDS encoding sensor histidine kinase, which yields MIRNFRLNILLRILIITTIIGLHIYFLLVDTRYLRSVYLIIFLVIAIIEFVWYVDRTNRDFTSFLLALLQNDFTTKFSESGKGKSFNKLYSAFNKITQRFELISSQKEVQHLYLESLVDHVKVGILSFDRNERIHLMNRALQKLLARKQVAFLNNFSSVDPELPDFLREIKPNENKLKKIQIGGQLLQLSVHATEFKLGEDYYKLISFQNIKNELDSSEMEAWQKLIRVLTHEIMNSVTPITSLSETLKVIAENAHGQPEEMNKLSQGLDAIHQRSAGLQNFTEAYKKLTKIPKPNFQKVELKPLVERVLLLFQTELKRMKYKLIIDDNVSLLADSGLLEQVFINLIKNALEALEEVEEPQLIIRAFGDDKVNILIEDNGTGISDDKIDQIFIPFFTTKDEGSGIGLALCRQIIRLHNGTISVSSEQGKTVFEVII from the coding sequence ATGATTCGCAATTTCAGACTCAACATTCTTCTTAGGATATTAATCATCACCACCATTATTGGTCTGCACATCTATTTTCTTCTTGTTGACACTCGTTACTTAAGGTCAGTTTATCTAATCATTTTTTTAGTTATTGCTATTATTGAGTTTGTCTGGTATGTAGATCGTACCAATCGTGATTTTACTTCATTTCTACTGGCACTATTGCAAAATGATTTTACCACTAAATTTTCAGAGAGCGGAAAGGGTAAGTCATTCAATAAATTGTATTCGGCCTTCAATAAAATTACTCAGCGTTTTGAGCTCATAAGTTCGCAAAAAGAAGTCCAGCACCTGTATTTAGAATCATTGGTAGATCATGTTAAAGTAGGGATTCTCAGTTTCGATAGAAACGAGCGAATACATTTAATGAATAGAGCTTTGCAAAAATTGCTGGCTAGAAAACAAGTAGCCTTTTTAAATAATTTTAGTTCTGTTGACCCTGAATTACCAGACTTCTTACGAGAAATTAAGCCTAACGAAAACAAACTGAAGAAAATACAAATAGGTGGGCAGTTACTTCAACTTTCTGTGCATGCCACTGAGTTCAAATTGGGTGAAGATTACTACAAACTTATCTCATTCCAGAATATAAAGAATGAATTAGATAGTTCTGAAATGGAAGCCTGGCAAAAACTTATTCGCGTACTCACCCATGAGATCATGAACTCGGTAACCCCAATTACTTCGCTTTCTGAAACCCTTAAAGTAATTGCAGAAAATGCTCATGGCCAGCCTGAAGAAATGAACAAGCTTTCCCAGGGATTGGATGCCATACATCAACGGAGTGCCGGATTACAAAACTTTACTGAGGCCTATAAAAAGCTGACTAAAATTCCAAAGCCCAATTTTCAAAAGGTAGAACTAAAGCCGCTTGTAGAACGTGTTTTGCTACTCTTTCAAACTGAATTAAAAAGGATGAAGTATAAGTTGATTATTGACGATAACGTTTCACTATTAGCTGATAGTGGACTTTTGGAGCAAGTTTTCATCAATTTAATTAAGAACGCGCTGGAAGCCCTTGAAGAAGTTGAAGAGCCTCAACTAATCATTAGAGCTTTTGGCGATGATAAAGTGAACATCTTAATTGAAGACAACGGTACAGGCATTTCTGATGATAAAATCGACCAAATTTTTATTCCATTCTTCACAACCAAAGATGAAGGTTCTGGTATTGGCCTTGCACTTTGCCGACAGATTATCAGGCTTCATAATGGAACAATTTCAGTAAGTTCAGAGCAAGGTAAAACGGTTTTTGAAGTGATTATATAA
- a CDS encoding VOC family protein, translating to MKLGAFSISLSVKDLAASKAFYEKMGFSVFGGDMKQNYLIMKNGNSLIGLFQGMFEGNILTFNPGWNENAENLADFDDIRKIQQTLTEEGVDTGEKIDSSSSGPASFTITDPDGNVILIDQHR from the coding sequence ATGAAACTAGGAGCATTTTCAATTAGCTTAAGTGTAAAAGACTTGGCAGCCTCAAAAGCATTTTATGAAAAAATGGGATTTTCCGTTTTTGGAGGTGACATGAAACAGAATTACCTGATTATGAAAAATGGAAACTCTTTAATTGGACTGTTTCAGGGAATGTTTGAAGGTAATATTCTCACCTTTAACCCCGGCTGGAATGAAAATGCCGAAAACCTGGCTGACTTTGATGATATTCGTAAAATTCAGCAAACGCTGACTGAAGAAGGAGTTGACACCGGTGAAAAAATTGATAGCTCAAGTTCAGGCCCGGCAAGTTTCACCATCACCGACCCCGATGGTAACGTTATTTTGATTGACCAGCATAGATAG
- a CDS encoding ABC transporter permease, with protein MFKNNFKVALRNLQRSKAYAFINIIGLTIGLTGACLLSMHIKNELSFDKFHSKSDRIARIVEEQTTQNNSRLIGRTSYLTGPELLNEFDRIEEQTRILQPFGHLDIIWNGERISERKWILVDSTFFHVFDFHLLEGDRRTALDKPNSAILTQSSAQKYYGNESPVGKIIEFSGMEPMLVTGVLEDAPYNSHLQFDVMITMNSAIQNFPWWERLTTSPQSLVASTYFVFDQPESIQDVASRLGEWASENRDQEYNETRKLMLQPMEEAYLSTDNVEFAFCTVSGSKENLYLFGALAIFLIVIACINYINLATSKSMERAKEIGIRKVSGAYRNQLIAQFLTESVAISLISFFLSLLCIDLVLPIFSEITESTIITAFTIENLLLLGGLTLFIGLFSGIYPAIHLSRLQPAASLKSSNSQVGGAGLRKVLVITQFTLSIFMIVATVVVTNQMQFLKNKDLGFDEDRMLVIDINNGNVRNSFEAMKNEFSKINGVTHVASSSRVPGEWKNIREVMVRNAENDSSTCFFMGFDEAMMATYDLNLLEGRNFSGNLAEDSSTVILNQRAAKILGDLSIGDELRFPEADYPIKVIGIVEDFNFQSLHNEIGPLVIGHWFNTVAVIDYFSLKINKGASLQQVVADAKKVHEQFDDTTPMEFHFLDEQIDQFYRTEQKAQSIFSIGAGLTMIIACMGLFGLASFVVQKRTKEIGIRKILGASEVNLMIILSATFTKQVLVSLIIAIPLSFYVMDQWLNNFAYRKEINMSYFLIAGLLAVSIALITVSYRVIKAALLNPVDTLRNE; from the coding sequence ATGTTTAAGAACAATTTTAAAGTAGCCTTAAGAAATTTACAAAGAAGTAAAGCATATGCTTTTATTAATATTATTGGCTTAACCATTGGTCTCACAGGTGCCTGTTTGTTGAGCATGCATATCAAAAATGAGCTTTCCTTCGATAAATTTCATTCTAAATCAGACCGAATTGCTCGTATCGTTGAGGAGCAAACGACACAGAATAATTCACGTTTAATTGGCAGAACATCTTATTTAACTGGACCAGAGCTCTTAAATGAATTTGATCGAATTGAAGAGCAAACTAGGATTCTTCAGCCGTTCGGTCATCTGGATATTATTTGGAATGGTGAACGAATTAGTGAACGTAAGTGGATTTTAGTAGATAGCACCTTCTTTCATGTTTTTGACTTTCATCTGCTAGAAGGAGATAGGCGGACTGCATTAGACAAGCCAAATTCGGCCATACTCACCCAATCGTCAGCACAGAAATACTATGGCAATGAATCTCCAGTAGGTAAAATAATAGAATTCAGTGGTATGGAGCCTATGCTCGTGACAGGCGTACTGGAAGATGCGCCTTACAATTCTCATCTTCAGTTTGATGTGATGATCACTATGAATTCTGCCATTCAAAATTTTCCATGGTGGGAGCGCCTTACAACCTCACCTCAATCTTTAGTTGCCTCGACCTATTTTGTGTTCGACCAGCCCGAGTCAATTCAAGATGTAGCTAGCCGATTAGGTGAATGGGCTTCTGAAAATCGAGACCAAGAATATAATGAGACGAGAAAGCTCATGCTTCAGCCAATGGAGGAGGCATATTTAAGTACGGATAATGTGGAATTTGCCTTTTGTACCGTATCTGGCAGTAAGGAAAACCTATATTTATTTGGTGCTCTCGCCATATTTTTAATTGTTATTGCCTGCATCAACTATATTAACTTGGCCACCTCAAAATCGATGGAAAGAGCTAAGGAAATAGGTATTCGAAAGGTTTCTGGTGCCTATCGTAATCAGCTAATTGCTCAGTTTTTAACCGAATCTGTTGCAATTTCCTTGATATCATTTTTTCTTTCGTTACTGTGTATCGATTTAGTCTTACCAATATTCAGTGAGATAACGGAGTCCACCATTATCACAGCATTTACAATTGAAAATCTGTTGCTTTTGGGTGGATTAACATTGTTTATAGGTTTGTTTTCCGGAATATATCCCGCTATCCATTTATCAAGGCTTCAGCCAGCAGCATCTTTGAAATCATCTAATTCACAAGTGGGTGGGGCAGGCTTAAGAAAGGTGCTGGTTATTACTCAGTTTACCTTATCGATATTTATGATTGTCGCTACAGTGGTAGTCACTAACCAGATGCAATTCTTGAAAAATAAGGATTTGGGCTTTGATGAAGACCGTATGTTGGTCATCGATATTAACAATGGGAATGTGCGCAACAGCTTTGAAGCGATGAAAAACGAGTTCTCGAAGATAAATGGTGTTACTCATGTGGCTTCATCAAGCAGAGTGCCTGGCGAATGGAAGAACATTCGAGAAGTGATGGTAAGAAATGCCGAAAATGATTCATCTACCTGTTTTTTTATGGGCTTTGATGAGGCTATGATGGCTACCTATGATTTGAATCTTTTAGAAGGAAGAAATTTTAGTGGTAATCTGGCAGAAGATTCGAGTACGGTTATTCTTAATCAGAGGGCAGCAAAAATTCTTGGCGATTTATCTATAGGTGACGAATTGAGATTTCCTGAAGCTGATTATCCTATTAAAGTAATTGGCATTGTTGAAGACTTTAATTTCCAATCGCTGCATAATGAAATTGGGCCATTGGTGATTGGGCACTGGTTTAACACAGTAGCCGTTATCGATTATTTTTCACTAAAAATAAATAAAGGTGCTAGTCTGCAACAGGTAGTAGCTGATGCTAAAAAAGTGCATGAACAGTTTGATGATACTACCCCCATGGAATTCCATTTTCTGGATGAACAAATTGACCAGTTTTACAGAACAGAGCAAAAGGCCCAGTCTATTTTTAGTATCGGTGCAGGACTAACAATGATAATTGCATGCATGGGGCTGTTTGGACTTGCGTCATTCGTTGTTCAAAAGCGAACCAAAGAAATAGGAATTAGAAAAATATTAGGAGCCTCAGAAGTAAACCTGATGATTATTCTTTCTGCAACCTTTACTAAACAAGTATTGGTTTCCCTGATTATTGCAATTCCTCTATCGTTCTATGTAATGGACCAATGGCTTAACAACTTTGCCTATCGCAAAGAAATCAACATGAGCTATTTTCTGATTGCAGGTTTATTAGCAGTTTCCATTGCACTCATAACCGTAAGCTATAGAGTGATAAAGGCTGCGCTGCTTAATCCGGTTGATACTTTGAGGAATGAGTAG